The Arachis hypogaea cultivar Tifrunner chromosome 16, arahy.Tifrunner.gnm2.J5K5, whole genome shotgun sequence genome contains a region encoding:
- the LOC112754324 gene encoding bZIP transcription factor 29, with amino-acid sequence MESFDQRNNSGVFGSSAAVPRPPSNNNRLNAFNQMGAGGSENPKPGIGIPPSHPSTNLPYSQYIASQNQHHLGSQRLRSPNLSPGSSSSSSHSRSMSQPSFFSLDSLPPLSPLTYRDPVASPVPAATSFGDSVAMDVSMEENLGSTHTAPSLTANRGHSLPPRKGHRRSNSDSPLGISGLVQSYSQSVPTKNVSDRDNLVSKGENTGFEKPIQLVLKEPSKDMVHFDCFTGEAMGKKEDCIDDLFNAYMNLDNIQNMNFPGMEDKDLDSRTSGSKTVESSDNEVESHANGKTTYAQGATSSYKEERKEGIKRGSSGDIAPVGRHRRSFSLDSSIGDFQLEDESSKLPPLQNRFGQHSPSNSIDGKTSDTSIEFVKREFSSDELKKIMESDKLTEIAMADPKRAKRILANRVSAARSKERKTRYISELEHKVQTLQAETTSLSTQFTKLQMDNSELKSLNNEYKLKLQALEQQSQLKDALNETLDAEVRRLRRTVANLGGDPLL; translated from the exons ATGGAATCTTTTGATCAAAGAAACAATAGTGGAGTATTTGGTTCTTCAGCTGCAGTTCCTAGACCACCATCGAACAATAACAGATTGAATGCTTTTAATCAGATGGGTGCAGGTGGCTCTGAGAATCCGAAGCCGGGTATTGGTATACCGCCATCACACCCTAGTACCAATTTGCCATATTCTCAGTATATAGCTTCTCAAAACCAACACCATTTAGGTTCTCAGAGACTGCGTTCGCCCAATTTGAGCCCAGGGTCATCATCATCTTCGTCGCATTCGAGGTCTATGTCCCAACCCTCATTCTTTTCCCTTGATTCCTTGCCACCATTGAGCCCTTTGACTTATCGAGACCCTGTTGCTTCTCCGGTGCCAGCTGCAACCTCTTTTGGTGATTCGGTCGCAATGGATGTGTCTATGGAGGAAAATTTAGGTTCTACTCATACTGCGCCATCTTTGACCGCCAACAGAGGTCATAGTCTTCCTCCTCGCAAGGGGCACAGGCGCAGCAATAGTGATTCCCCTTTAGGAATATCCGGTCTTGTTCAATCTTATTCTCAGTCAGTTCCTACTAAGAATGTGAGCGACCGGGACAATTTGGTCTCCAAAGGAGAAAACACTGGTTTTGAGAAGCCAATTCAGTTAGTTTTAAAGGAGCCAAGTAAGGATATGGTCCATTTTGACTGCTTTACTGGAGAAGCTATGGGCAAGAAAGAGGATTGCATAGATGATTTATTTAATGCGTACATGAATTTGGATAACATACAAAATATGAACTTTCCTGGCATGGAAGATAAGGATTTGGATAGCAGAACTAGTGGTTCAAAGACGGTTGAAAGTAGTGACAATGAAGTAGAAAGTCATGCGAATGGAAAGACAACTTATGCTCAGGGAGCAACTTCAAGCTATAAAGAAGAACGGAAGGAGGGTATCAAGAGGGGTTCTAGTGGAGACATTGCACCGGTAGGCCGACACCGGAGAAGCTTTTCATTGGATAGTTCCATCGGGGATTTTCAGCTTGAAGATGAATCTTCTAAGCTGCCTCCTTTGCAAAATCGATTTGGTCAACACTCGCCTAGCAATTCAATAGATGGTAAAACATCTGACACCAGTATAGAGTTTGTAAAGCGTGAATTCAGCTCAGATGAGTTAAAGAAAATAATGGAAAGTGACAAGCTCACTGAGATTGCCATGGCGGATCCAAAGCGTGCAAAACG GATTTTGGCTAATCGTGTCTCAGCTGCTCGGTCAAAGGAAAGGAAAACACGATATATTTCTGAACTGGAGCATAAGGTGCAAACTCTTCAGGCAGAAACAACCTCATTGTCTACTCAATTTACTAAACTACAG ATGGATAATTCAGAGCTTAAAAGTTTGAATAATGAGTACAAATTGAAGCTTCAAGCCTTGGAACAACAGTCCCAACTGAAAGATG